From the genome of Nicotiana sylvestris chromosome 1, ASM39365v2, whole genome shotgun sequence:
ccttttgtaattctcttaaaggtgacaaatgctttgtatagctctggtattccaattatttcttctccgtcgtgggtatatactgtgctaagtagtccgtagttgtaacatgtctttactaggtttgcttttgtttttggctgggctataagcctattatatccctgtagtttttgggttacataatcctgtgttggatctgtagtagtagttgatctagggtttaggttcaagaatgtctgaattttatatatattctcaatatatgtttgagtaatatggttatatacctttttgttgtggtgtaggctattggcataggttgtagtttgtggggctataactattgcttctcttggcttttttgatgtaaatggcttatcaaatacgttgtttaggtttacattgatatgtggctttttgttaacttgtttgcttgtacctgcagctgtatataaagcaactgtgttatgggttttttggagtttcccaacgtctccttctaactctggaagtttagagtcttccgattgacttagttccgcatttttatagtcatgctgctgacttagcttgctttcctctagctgttgtaatctttttcccataccatccatctgta
Proteins encoded in this window:
- the LOC138872449 gene encoding uncharacterized protein, with protein sequence AELSQSEDSKLPELEGDVGKLQKTHNTVALYTAAGTSKQVNKKPHINVNLNNVFDKPFTSKKPREAIVIAPQTTTYANSLHHNKKVYNHITQTYIENIYKIQTFLNLNPRSTTTTDPTQDYVTQKLQGYNRLIAQPKTKANLVKTCYNYGLLSTVYTHDGEEIIGIPELYKAFVTFKRITKGNLFFIKFYTAPAEILYDEIKPIIQVIKIGLTRDMIIPEEIEKQPEIQKMEIPSFYANKRIIGIATIIQELANNYLQGNEFFTLYGMATNRMKKSEAVHRLWELADSEEAIIYLSDCLFVYLSGEERMEETLNRFLVSQSTPLPQKIVELHGYSSIYG